The genomic window CTTCTTTATCAAATCACCTCTTGTCTGGCCGATCAGGGGGTTTATATCCACTCCTCAAAGATCACCACCGAGGCCGACAAGGCCATTGATGCCTTTTACGTCACGGACGTCTTCGGACAAAAGATCCTGGACCCAAAGAAACTTCAGCAGATTCAGGAGACTCTGTTGAAGACCATGAGTCCGGATCCGTCGAGAAGGGAATCCGCGTGAATTGATCTTGACCATTCGATCTGTTTTATGTAAAGTTCAAAATTGAGGATTTTTGAGAAGGGAATCCGCTCTGCTCTGTTTAAAGGCAGGGGGAAAAGAAAAAAAGGGGAGGGAAATGCACTGGAGCATCAGAGAAGTTCTCGCAGTCGTCATGGCCGGGGGGAAGGGGAGCCGCCTCTATCCATTGACGGAAGATCGGGCGAAACCCGCTGTTCCTTTCGGCGGCAAGTACCGCATCGTTGATTTTACCCTCAGCAACTGCATCAATTCCGGGATCAAGAAGGTTTTCGTCCTGACCCAGTACAAGTCCTATTCCCTGGAAAGACATATCCGGCTTGGATGGGGATTCCTGAGTCATGAGCTGCACGAGTTTGTCGTTCCCCTGCCTCCTCAGCAGAGGATCGACGAGAGCTGGTACCGGGGAACGGCCGATGCCATTTATCAGAACCTCTATTCCATCCTGAGGGAAGATCCGAGGTTTCTTCTTGTGCTCTCCGGCGATCATATATACAAGATGGATTACGGAGAACTCATTCGTTTCCACAAAGCGAAAAAAGCGGATGTCACGGTCGCAGCCCTGGAGGTTGAAAAATATGAGGCCGGTCATTTCGGCGTGATCCAGGTAGACAAAAAGGGGAGGATCATGGGTTTCCAGGAGAAACCCAAGAAGCCTCAAACCATCCCTGATGAACCCGACAAATGTCTGATCTCGCTTGGGGTTTATGTGTTTAATATCCCGTCCCTGGTCGAACAGTTGAAGAAAGATGCGGATGACGAACGCTCGGAACATGATTTTGGAAAAAACGTCATCCCCAAGATGGCTAAGGACCTGGCGGTTTATGCTTACAATTTCAAGGAGAAGAAAACCCGGAGGGCGGCATACTGGAGGGATGTGGGGACCCTGGACGCCTACTGGGAGGCCAACATGGACCTGGTATCGGTAAGCCCGGTCTGCAACCTCTATGACCCCGATTGGCCGATTCGCACTTTTCAGGGGTTGGAACCCCCTGCGAAATTCGTTTTTGCGCAGGAGTTTGCCGGCGGGAGAATGGGCGTGGCCCTCGACTCCGTTGTCTGCGGCGGGTGCATCATCAGCGGCGGACGGGTACAGAACTCCGTGTTGTCGCCCAATGTGAGGGTGAACAGCTTCTGCAACATCTACCAGTCGGTGATCATGGAAAATGCCGAGATCGGCAGGAATTCGCAAATCAAGAAGACCATCATCGAAAAGGGGATCAAGATCCCGCCCAACTCCATCATCGGGTATCACGCCGATGAAGATGCAAAACACTTTCATGTCACCGAGTCCGGAATCACGGTGGTGACGAAAAATGCCGTGCTTTAAGACAACGGGTGGTGGTATGATGAGCTCTGAAATCTTAAGACGGCATTGACAACTTAGGGTATTTTATTTATGATGGCGCAAGACCTATCTTCTGGATCCTATTGGATCAGTCCCTGCCGGGCCTGTCATCGAGCGTGAGATTCCTGTGACCCTGCAACGGACGGTTCGTTATCTGTATCTTCGCCTCATCCGGATTCGGAGCAGCCCCCAGGAGATTGCACGGGGGCTTGCGATCGGGGTGTTCGTGGGGATCACCCCATTCATTGGGATCCATATGATTTTGGCCGTCGCGCTGGCCGTGCTGTTGAAAGGGAACAAA from Nitrospirae bacterium CG2_30_53_67 includes these protein-coding regions:
- a CDS encoding glucose-1-phosphate adenylyltransferase, producing the protein MHWSIREVLAVVMAGGKGSRLYPLTEDRAKPAVPFGGKYRIVDFTLSNCINSGIKKVFVLTQYKSYSLERHIRLGWGFLSHELHEFVVPLPPQQRIDESWYRGTADAIYQNLYSILREDPRFLLVLSGDHIYKMDYGELIRFHKAKKADVTVAALEVEKYEAGHFGVIQVDKKGRIMGFQEKPKKPQTIPDEPDKCLISLGVYVFNIPSLVEQLKKDADDERSEHDFGKNVIPKMAKDLAVYAYNFKEKKTRRAAYWRDVGTLDAYWEANMDLVSVSPVCNLYDPDWPIRTFQGLEPPAKFVFAQEFAGGRMGVALDSVVCGGCIISGGRVQNSVLSPNVRVNSFCNIYQSVIMENAEIGRNSQIKKTIIEKGIKIPPNSIIGYHADEDAKHFHVTESGITVVTKNAVL